The Saccharopolyspora gloriosae genome window below encodes:
- a CDS encoding GH25 family lysozyme codes for MGADHAVRSGVDRVRPYAHQVWQRILPLLRRLWLAVLPLLQRVRNSTAGQWIEQRVGPAASGAATKFQAATESNRGGHRSPQHPRLRAMQAGAGLAVLGVLGVAVLSVSTGSDNDVRAAAQVDDIPAAEQDSGKDEGGLFGSDEAPKDTGPVPGPPAKGIDVSNHNGSVDWKKVAESGQNFAFVLATDGTDFTSPKYAEQYHGAKDAGLMAAPYHFARPDESAEAQADKLLSVADYKKDGKSLAPVLDLEVDPSGGGCYGLSVPEMHKWTDTFNKKIKDATGADPIIYANPSFWNECMGGSDAYADHPLWLAAYEVDEPTVPKGFKDWNFWQYTEEGSVPGVSGDVDQNHFQGSVGDLAKLGQD; via the coding sequence TTGGGAGCCGACCACGCGGTGCGTTCCGGAGTGGACCGGGTGCGGCCCTACGCCCACCAGGTCTGGCAGCGGATCCTCCCGCTGCTGCGCCGGTTGTGGCTCGCCGTGCTGCCGCTGCTGCAGCGGGTGCGGAACTCCACCGCCGGTCAGTGGATCGAGCAGCGCGTCGGCCCGGCGGCGAGCGGCGCCGCCACCAAGTTCCAGGCCGCGACCGAATCGAACCGCGGCGGGCACCGCAGCCCGCAGCACCCCCGGCTGCGCGCGATGCAGGCCGGCGCCGGACTCGCCGTGCTCGGCGTGCTGGGCGTCGCCGTGCTCAGCGTCAGCACCGGTTCCGACAACGACGTCCGCGCCGCCGCGCAGGTCGACGACATCCCCGCCGCGGAGCAGGACTCCGGCAAGGACGAGGGCGGCCTGTTCGGTTCCGACGAGGCGCCGAAGGACACCGGCCCCGTGCCGGGCCCGCCCGCCAAGGGCATCGACGTTTCCAACCACAACGGCTCCGTCGACTGGAAGAAGGTCGCGGAGTCCGGTCAGAACTTCGCGTTCGTGCTGGCCACGGACGGCACCGACTTCACCAGCCCGAAGTACGCCGAGCAGTACCACGGCGCGAAGGACGCGGGCCTGATGGCGGCGCCGTACCACTTCGCCCGCCCGGACGAGTCCGCTGAGGCGCAGGCCGACAAGCTGCTGTCCGTCGCCGATTACAAGAAGGACGGCAAGAGCCTGGCCCCTGTGCTGGACCTCGAGGTCGACCCCTCCGGCGGAGGCTGCTACGGCCTGTCGGTGCCGGAGATGCACAAGTGGACCGACACGTTCAACAAGAAGATCAAGGACGCGACCGGGGCCGACCCGATCATCTACGCGAACCCTTCGTTCTGGAACGAGTGCATGGGCGGCAGTGACGCCTACGCGGACCACCCGCTGTGGCTGGCCGCCTACGAGGTGGACGAGCCGACCGTGCCCAAGGGCTTCAAGGACTGGAACTTCTGGCAGTACACCGAAGAGGGCTCCGTGCCCGGCGTCAGCGGTGACGTGGACCAGAACCACTTCCAGGGCAGCGTCGGCGACCTGGCGAAGCTGGGTCAGGACTGA
- a CDS encoding cobalamin-independent methionine synthase II family protein, translating into MRSSSEGILTTQAGSLPRPEALIEWNAADGGDAAAYREELDAELAALVVRQRDLGIGFVGDGEFGKATSQKVDYGAWWSYSFQRLGGLELGRTALADVTGQRAKPTGEVELTTFGNRRDRTRFADAYADPTSGAAVSSSAKVFPTCTGPLTYTGQEAIASDIRGFKRALAAAGLEEGFMTSIGPGSCSRIGNEHYADEEEFLYACADAMREEYEAIIDAGLILQIDDPAIAENWDQINPEPTVEAYRDFTMRRVEALNHALRGLPPERIRFHLCWGSWHGPHTTDLPMRDLVDVLLSINAQAYAFEAGNVRHEHEWKVWRDVALPEGKLLLPGVVSHATNVVEHPELVADRIVRFAECVGRENVVASTDCGLGGRVHPQIAWAKLESLVAGAELATARLWA; encoded by the coding sequence ATGCGTTCCAGCAGCGAAGGCATTCTGACCACTCAAGCGGGCAGCTTGCCGCGGCCCGAGGCGCTCATCGAGTGGAACGCGGCGGACGGTGGGGATGCCGCGGCCTACCGGGAGGAACTGGACGCGGAGCTGGCCGCGCTCGTGGTCCGGCAGCGCGACCTCGGCATCGGGTTCGTCGGTGACGGGGAGTTCGGCAAGGCGACCAGCCAGAAGGTGGATTACGGCGCCTGGTGGTCGTACTCGTTCCAGCGGCTCGGCGGCCTGGAGCTCGGCAGGACCGCGCTGGCGGACGTGACGGGGCAGCGCGCGAAGCCGACGGGCGAGGTGGAGCTGACGACGTTCGGCAACCGCCGGGACCGGACGCGGTTCGCCGACGCCTACGCCGATCCGACGTCGGGCGCGGCGGTGAGCAGCAGCGCGAAGGTGTTCCCGACGTGCACCGGGCCGTTGACCTACACCGGTCAGGAGGCGATCGCCTCGGACATCCGCGGGTTCAAGCGGGCGTTGGCGGCGGCCGGGCTGGAGGAGGGGTTCATGACCTCCATCGGGCCGGGCAGCTGTTCGCGCATCGGCAACGAGCACTACGCCGACGAGGAGGAATTCCTCTACGCCTGCGCGGATGCGATGCGCGAGGAGTACGAGGCGATCATCGACGCGGGGCTGATCCTGCAGATCGACGACCCGGCGATCGCGGAGAACTGGGATCAGATCAACCCGGAGCCGACGGTGGAGGCCTATCGGGACTTCACGATGCGGCGGGTGGAGGCGCTCAACCACGCGCTGCGCGGGCTGCCGCCGGAGCGGATCCGGTTCCACCTGTGCTGGGGGAGTTGGCACGGCCCGCACACCACGGACCTGCCGATGCGCGACCTGGTGGACGTGCTGCTGTCCATCAACGCGCAGGCCTACGCGTTCGAAGCGGGCAACGTGCGCCACGAGCACGAGTGGAAGGTGTGGCGGGACGTCGCGCTGCCCGAGGGCAAGCTGCTGCTGCCGGGTGTCGTCAGCCACGCCACGAACGTCGTGGAGCACCCCGAGCTCGTCGCCGACCGCATCGTCCGGTTCGCGGAGTGCGTCGGCCGGGAGAACGTGGTCGCCTCCACGGACTGCGGCCTCGGCGGGCGGGTGCACCCGCAGATCGCCTGGGCGAAGCTGGAATCCCTGGTGGCGGGGGCGGAATTGGCGACCGCGAGGCTGTGGGCCTGA
- a CDS encoding endonuclease I family protein: protein MKTRWKRLAVVGALPLALAVPMPASAAPADLGVADRVTAYDDTYYEPALGKTGEELKVALNDIISTNDQLTYDDVWEALKVTDQDPANPDNVILLYSGRSQGKDTNGGGADQWNREHTWAKSHGDFGTAVGPGTDVHHLRPTDVSVNSERGNKDFDMGGSPVDEAEGNFTDEDSFEPRDEVKGDVARMIMYMAVRYEGEDGAPDLELNDNVDNGSAPLMGRQSVLLEWNAQDPPDEFEQNRNQVIYDQFQHNRNPFVDHPEWAAEIWN, encoded by the coding sequence CTGAAGACCCGTTGGAAACGACTGGCCGTGGTGGGCGCCTTGCCGCTGGCTCTGGCGGTGCCGATGCCCGCTTCCGCCGCTCCCGCCGACCTGGGTGTGGCCGATCGCGTGACGGCCTACGACGACACGTACTACGAGCCGGCGCTCGGCAAGACCGGTGAGGAGCTGAAGGTCGCCCTCAACGACATCATCAGCACCAACGACCAGCTCACCTACGACGACGTGTGGGAGGCGCTGAAGGTCACCGACCAGGACCCGGCGAACCCGGACAACGTCATCCTGCTCTACAGCGGCCGTTCGCAGGGCAAGGACACCAACGGCGGCGGCGCCGACCAGTGGAACCGCGAGCACACCTGGGCCAAGTCGCACGGCGACTTCGGCACCGCGGTCGGGCCCGGCACCGACGTCCACCACCTGCGCCCCACCGACGTGTCGGTGAACTCGGAGCGCGGCAACAAGGACTTCGACATGGGCGGCAGCCCCGTCGATGAGGCCGAGGGCAACTTCACCGACGAGGACTCGTTCGAGCCCCGCGACGAGGTCAAGGGCGACGTCGCCCGCATGATCATGTACATGGCGGTGCGCTACGAGGGCGAGGACGGCGCCCCCGACCTGGAGCTCAACGACAACGTCGACAACGGCAGCGCCCCGCTGATGGGCCGCCAGTCGGTGCTGCTGGAGTGGAACGCCCAGGACCCGCCGGACGAGTTCGAGCAGAACCGCAACCAGGTCATCTACGACCAGTTCCAGCACAACCGCAACCCCTTCGTCGACCACCCCGAGTGGGCCGCCGAGATCTGGAACTGA
- a CDS encoding type VII secretion target produces the protein MALNVAPEALTAHSQGSEGVSQHLDQLSSVLEQARVSDDCFGPIGELLAFAYFDSLEECRDLAKQAGGFMSHISSAVQDCAKDYQEMDQTQADDLGKIDLSGMRVSGGGPASLGAVNGAGGPGKSYMEQTTEYGSSAASTSGDLARADNPPDVAIATVNARMEQLQMVTSPGQSFMDNGLGFLVSLVISPLVEFVLEPAIGDPEQMRSTGKGWEQVAEWLDKLGEQEKQRAEATKPHWEGQAGDAFRKQLDEFSGGASAFASEVRGLTQILNMAADLFDMFVEMAIDIIQELVIGLIIEWIAALAASWITAGASVGAASGLTASQVAITGTRLGTKVAELLHKLKPLVTKLEELLKQLRSGPLRKVVEKMNGLREGNMAQKWVARQIDANPIAKIATRGDTSTDRAADAVRRAERAVSEGRDGAQDQLVRAQRDLQRAQDSPSMDTTTGNRFMRENRTDSDGTVIAQTDRHGDVRTNWRGDLRPVTDSITGEQALAGNLAQAGLGAVGLSGEHRWQDAVIHQGTEAVVHEGVEQGVKYGYDQAQDPSSSEDRQAATERGFNV, from the coding sequence GTGGCACTGAATGTCGCACCGGAGGCCTTGACCGCGCACAGCCAGGGCTCCGAGGGGGTGTCGCAGCACCTGGACCAGCTGTCCTCGGTGCTGGAGCAGGCGCGGGTCAGCGACGACTGCTTCGGCCCGATCGGTGAGCTGCTGGCGTTCGCCTACTTCGACTCCCTGGAGGAGTGCCGCGACCTGGCCAAGCAGGCCGGCGGCTTCATGAGCCACATCTCCTCGGCGGTCCAGGACTGCGCCAAGGACTACCAGGAGATGGACCAGACGCAGGCCGACGACCTCGGCAAGATCGACCTCAGCGGGATGCGCGTGTCCGGTGGCGGACCCGCCTCGCTCGGCGCGGTCAACGGCGCGGGCGGTCCGGGCAAGAGCTACATGGAGCAGACGACCGAATACGGCTCGTCCGCCGCCTCGACCAGCGGTGACCTGGCGCGAGCGGACAACCCGCCGGACGTCGCGATCGCCACCGTCAACGCCCGCATGGAACAGCTGCAGATGGTCACCAGCCCTGGGCAGTCCTTCATGGACAACGGGCTCGGATTCCTGGTGTCGCTGGTGATCAGCCCGCTGGTGGAGTTCGTCCTCGAACCCGCCATCGGCGACCCGGAGCAGATGCGCAGCACCGGCAAGGGCTGGGAGCAGGTCGCCGAGTGGCTGGACAAGCTCGGCGAGCAGGAGAAGCAGCGCGCCGAAGCCACCAAGCCGCACTGGGAGGGCCAGGCGGGCGACGCCTTCCGCAAGCAGCTCGACGAGTTCTCCGGCGGCGCGAGCGCGTTCGCCTCGGAGGTCCGCGGCCTCACCCAGATCCTGAACATGGCGGCCGACCTCTTCGACATGTTCGTGGAGATGGCGATCGACATCATCCAGGAACTCGTGATCGGCCTCATCATCGAGTGGATCGCAGCCCTGGCCGCCTCCTGGATCACCGCCGGAGCCTCGGTCGGCGCCGCCTCCGGCCTGACCGCTTCGCAGGTCGCCATCACCGGCACCCGCCTCGGCACGAAGGTCGCCGAACTCCTCCACAAGCTCAAGCCGCTGGTCACGAAGCTGGAAGAGCTCCTCAAACAACTCCGCAGCGGCCCCCTGCGCAAGGTCGTCGAGAAGATGAACGGGTTGCGCGAGGGGAACATGGCCCAGAAGTGGGTCGCCCGCCAGATCGACGCCAACCCGATCGCCAAGATCGCAACACGCGGGGACACGAGCACGGACCGTGCGGCGGACGCGGTTCGGCGCGCGGAGCGGGCTGTGAGCGAGGGCAGGGATGGTGCGCAGGACCAGCTCGTGCGGGCACAGCGAGACCTCCAGCGCGCGCAGGACAGTCCGTCCATGGACACGACGACCGGGAACCGGTTCATGCGCGAGAACCGGACGGATTCGGACGGGACCGTGATCGCGCAGACCGATCGCCACGGCGACGTCAGAACCAACTGGCGAGGTGACCTGCGACCGGTCACCGATTCGATCACCGGTGAGCAGGCGTTGGCCGGAAACCTGGCGCAGGCAGGGCTCGGCGCCGTGGGGCTGAGCGGTGAACACCGCTGGCAGGACGCCGTTATCCACCAGGGCACCGAGGCCGTGGTGCACGAAGGCGTGGAGCAGGGTGTGAAGTACGGGTACGACCAAGCTCAAGATCCGTCGAGTTCGGAAGACCGGCAGGCTGCGACGGAGCGCGGGTTCAACGTGTGA
- a CDS encoding sensor histidine kinase — MRDRLLLRRLSIRARTTITATTIVALAVVAIGAVLVGHLNGRLNEELDAALQEQLSAASASVVAGSGIPEEPSGTVRVRAVPADDPAGSVPARPDLEPGSAPMTGELADTLEPPAPADLPEPVAPAEPVDPAEQLGPRPIPAGAESMAPLRTATATVVTPTGNQTLIASASTRSVQRATETAATGLLFGMPVLLAVVATLTWFSTGRALRPVEAIRHEFTRLSAQDLRGRMPVPASGDEIARLALTLNDTLDRLDDSVRRQRRFVADASHELRSPLAALRTPLEVAQAHPDRAHWPSIAEGTLHDLDRLERLTSDLLALARIDGTTPAPGDELDLSSLTADTVARRAPAEPQRAVELEPGIVVRGHRTHLARLITNLLDNAEAHAEHRVALRLRAEDGCARLDVVDDGPGIPVESRDQVFERFARLDTARAREQGGSGLGLALVREIADLHHGSVVINDSDRGAHFTARFPLSAPSGSAQRPDGDAPRS, encoded by the coding sequence ATGCGTGACCGCCTGCTGCTGCGGCGGCTGTCGATCCGGGCCCGCACCACGATCACCGCCACCACCATCGTCGCGCTCGCCGTCGTCGCCATCGGCGCGGTGCTGGTCGGGCACCTCAACGGCAGGCTCAACGAAGAGCTCGACGCGGCGCTGCAGGAGCAGCTCAGCGCGGCGAGCGCCTCCGTCGTGGCGGGCAGCGGCATCCCGGAGGAACCGTCGGGCACCGTGCGGGTCCGCGCCGTCCCCGCCGATGACCCGGCCGGCAGCGTGCCCGCCCGACCGGACCTCGAACCGGGGTCGGCGCCGATGACGGGCGAGCTTGCGGACACGCTCGAACCGCCTGCCCCGGCGGACCTGCCCGAACCGGTGGCCCCGGCCGAACCGGTCGACCCGGCCGAACAGCTGGGCCCGCGACCGATCCCGGCCGGTGCGGAAAGCATGGCTCCGCTGCGCACCGCCACCGCGACCGTCGTCACGCCCACGGGGAACCAGACGCTCATCGCGAGTGCCTCCACCCGGTCGGTGCAGCGCGCGACGGAGACCGCAGCCACCGGGTTGCTGTTCGGGATGCCGGTGCTGCTGGCCGTCGTCGCCACGCTCACCTGGTTCAGCACCGGACGCGCGCTGCGCCCCGTGGAGGCCATCCGGCACGAGTTCACCCGCCTGTCCGCGCAGGACCTGCGCGGGCGGATGCCGGTGCCCGCCAGCGGGGACGAGATCGCGCGGCTCGCTTTGACGCTCAACGACACCTTGGACCGGCTCGACGATTCGGTGCGGCGGCAGCGGCGGTTCGTCGCCGATGCCTCCCACGAGCTGCGCAGCCCGCTGGCCGCGCTGCGCACCCCGCTGGAGGTGGCGCAGGCGCACCCGGACCGGGCGCACTGGCCGAGCATCGCCGAAGGCACCCTGCACGACCTGGACCGGCTGGAGCGGCTCACCTCGGACCTGTTGGCGCTGGCCAGGATCGACGGCACGACCCCTGCCCCTGGCGACGAGCTCGACCTGAGCTCGCTGACCGCCGACACCGTCGCCCGGCGGGCTCCGGCCGAACCGCAACGCGCCGTCGAGCTCGAACCGGGGATCGTCGTGCGGGGCCACCGCACCCACCTCGCCCGGCTGATCACGAACCTGCTGGACAACGCCGAAGCCCACGCCGAACACCGGGTCGCGCTGCGGCTGCGCGCCGAGGACGGGTGCGCCCGGCTGGACGTCGTCGACGACGGACCCGGCATTCCCGTCGAGTCCCGCGATCAGGTCTTCGAACGGTTCGCCCGCCTGGACACCGCCCGCGCCCGCGAGCAGGGCGGTTCCGGGCTCGGCCTGGCGCTGGTCCGCGAGATCGCGGACCTGCACCACGGTTCGGTCGTCATCAACGACTCCGACCGCGGCGCGCACTTCACGGCCCGGTTCCCGCTGAGCGCACCGTCCGGTTCCGCACAGCGACCGGACGGTGACGCCCCCAGATCCTGA
- a CDS encoding lipid kinase, which yields MTKAALIVNANSRSGARACSHAEDLLRALDVPLHAVHPLRDPSRLLEVVEGAVDAGHDLIVLGGGDGTVSSVVDVLAHREVPMGLLPLGTANDFARTMHIPADLDGACRTIARGHVVDVDLGLCGRNYYVNRASAGLGAAVAEHMSPRLKRRIGPLAYPVATARALRKHRPFTATLEFPDGDHEPLTFTDLLQISVANGRYFGGGQLAAQDAGIDDAMLDVSVLRNGSPLRLLSMARELRTGSTTDSSLVTHLRTGKVEVRTDAELPINIDGELVANTPQLFSVASNALHVIAPPTWTDGG from the coding sequence GTGACCAAGGCAGCCCTGATCGTCAACGCGAATTCCCGATCGGGCGCTCGCGCGTGCTCGCACGCGGAAGACCTGCTGCGAGCGCTGGACGTGCCGCTGCACGCCGTGCACCCGCTGCGGGACCCGTCCCGGCTGCTGGAGGTCGTGGAGGGCGCCGTGGACGCGGGGCACGACCTGATCGTGCTCGGCGGCGGCGACGGGACCGTCAGCTCCGTCGTCGACGTCCTGGCGCACCGCGAGGTGCCGATGGGCCTGCTGCCGCTGGGCACCGCGAACGACTTCGCCCGCACCATGCACATCCCGGCGGACCTCGACGGTGCCTGCCGGACCATCGCCCGCGGCCACGTCGTGGACGTGGACTTAGGGCTGTGCGGTCGCAATTACTACGTGAACCGCGCCTCGGCCGGTTTGGGCGCCGCCGTCGCCGAGCACATGTCGCCGAGGTTGAAGCGGCGCATCGGTCCGCTGGCCTATCCGGTGGCGACGGCGCGGGCGTTGCGCAAGCACCGCCCGTTCACCGCGACCCTGGAATTCCCGGATGGTGATCACGAGCCGTTGACGTTCACCGACCTGCTGCAGATCTCGGTGGCCAACGGTCGTTATTTCGGCGGCGGCCAGCTCGCCGCGCAGGACGCGGGCATCGACGACGCGATGCTCGACGTGTCGGTGCTGCGCAACGGGAGCCCGCTGCGGCTGCTGTCGATGGCCCGCGAGCTGCGCACCGGCAGCACCACGGACAGTTCGCTGGTCACGCACCTGCGCACGGGGAAGGTCGAGGTCCGCACCGACGCCGAGCTGCCGATCAACATCGACGGCGAGCTGGTGGCGAACACGCCGCAGCTGTTCTCGGTCGCCAGCAACGCCCTGCACGTCATCGCCCCGCCGACGTGGACCGACGGCGGCTGA
- a CDS encoding AAA family ATPase: protein MSTANTTRGTRERLPPETTSFIGRRRELADARRQMYSGRLLTLTGPAGVGKSRLALRLARKVRRAFADGVVLVSLADVQDAALLPQTVNAALGGRPGPGNPAEDLVSRIRDERMLIILDDCDHVLHAVAGLARRLLTEHVEVRIVATSRQVLGVAGELVLPVAPLSLPAEAVTAEHGYGDVFADAVSLFTDRAASVVPGFVLDETNREAIGRICRRLDGMPLAIELAAAQLRDSSLDDVLHRLDDRFALLTKGHRSSRDEALEESIGWSFGLCAARERLLWTRLSCFVGEWDLDAVRAVCADDALAVDEIAESLDVLVSKSIVVREFDASGGTDYFRMFDSIREYGLARLYAAHQEGVVRERHAAYFHSLAERYRREVFGPKQLEWVHHMIHLHANLRYVLERDLEVPGGAVTAAATASKLWSFWFSGNALREGYQWLLSSLEQLPEPVAERADGLGVAAFLALHLEEVEAADPMLREAREIADRYGDTALSARVDGTRGMEAMLAGRLDEAAEVLERAATGHKATGDPFGYVSATILLACLGFYRGDNGGTEAAADSLRLCETYGATWTKCYALWVVSLHRWRGGDHREATLLIQQAIRLQRLARDMAGLGVYLEVLSWCATTTDQPQRAARLMGASNALRKANGGEMGDSVYFDDYDAVAMRWAQQVLGEARFRSAYDEGAGWELSEMVSYALEERSASPATGPEITSGDGGLTPREMEAALLLSAGSSGAEIARRLHIAPQSAEVEADQVLERLGFRAREEIVGWVRRRLS, encoded by the coding sequence GTGAGCACGGCGAACACCACGCGGGGAACGCGAGAACGGCTGCCTCCCGAGACGACGAGCTTCATCGGCAGGCGCCGCGAACTCGCCGATGCGCGCAGGCAGATGTACTCCGGCCGGTTGCTCACGCTGACCGGGCCGGCCGGGGTCGGCAAGAGCCGGTTGGCGCTGCGGCTGGCGCGCAAGGTCCGGCGCGCCTTCGCCGACGGAGTCGTCCTGGTCAGCCTCGCCGACGTGCAGGACGCGGCGCTGCTGCCGCAGACGGTGAACGCGGCGCTCGGCGGCCGCCCCGGGCCGGGGAACCCGGCCGAGGACCTGGTCAGCCGGATCCGGGACGAGCGGATGCTGATCATCCTCGACGACTGCGACCACGTGCTCCACGCCGTCGCCGGGCTGGCCCGCAGGCTGCTCACCGAGCACGTCGAAGTCCGCATCGTGGCCACCAGCAGGCAGGTGCTGGGCGTCGCGGGCGAACTGGTGCTGCCGGTCGCGCCGCTGTCGCTGCCCGCGGAGGCCGTCACCGCCGAGCACGGCTACGGGGACGTGTTCGCCGACGCCGTCAGCCTGTTCACCGACCGCGCGGCCTCGGTGGTGCCCGGTTTCGTCCTCGACGAGACCAACCGGGAGGCGATCGGCCGGATCTGCCGCAGGCTCGACGGGATGCCGCTGGCCATCGAGCTCGCCGCCGCGCAGCTGCGGGACAGCTCCCTCGACGACGTGCTGCACCGGCTCGACGACCGGTTCGCGCTGCTCACCAAGGGGCACCGCTCCTCCCGCGACGAGGCGCTGGAGGAGTCGATCGGCTGGAGCTTCGGGCTGTGCGCCGCCAGGGAGCGGCTGCTGTGGACGCGGCTGTCCTGCTTCGTCGGCGAATGGGACCTGGACGCGGTGCGCGCCGTGTGCGCCGACGACGCGCTCGCCGTCGACGAGATCGCCGAGTCGCTCGACGTGCTGGTCTCCAAGTCGATCGTGGTGCGGGAGTTCGACGCGAGCGGCGGCACCGACTACTTCCGCATGTTCGACAGCATCCGCGAGTACGGCCTGGCCCGGCTCTACGCCGCCCACCAGGAAGGCGTGGTGCGCGAGCGGCACGCCGCCTACTTCCACTCCCTCGCCGAGCGCTACCGGCGCGAGGTGTTCGGGCCCAAGCAGCTGGAATGGGTCCACCACATGATCCACCTGCACGCCAACCTCCGGTACGTCCTGGAACGGGACCTGGAGGTGCCGGGCGGGGCGGTGACGGCGGCGGCGACCGCGTCGAAGCTGTGGTCGTTCTGGTTCTCCGGCAACGCGTTGCGGGAGGGCTACCAGTGGCTGCTGAGCTCGCTGGAGCAGCTCCCCGAACCGGTCGCGGAGCGGGCCGACGGGCTGGGGGTGGCGGCGTTCCTCGCGCTGCACCTGGAGGAGGTGGAGGCCGCGGACCCCATGCTGCGCGAGGCGCGGGAGATCGCCGACCGCTACGGCGATACCGCGTTGAGCGCCCGGGTGGACGGCACCCGGGGCATGGAGGCGATGCTCGCCGGCCGGTTGGACGAGGCCGCCGAGGTGCTGGAGCGGGCCGCGACCGGGCACAAGGCGACCGGCGATCCGTTCGGCTACGTGAGCGCGACGATCCTGCTCGCTTGCCTGGGCTTCTACCGGGGGGACAACGGCGGGACCGAGGCGGCGGCGGACTCCTTGCGGCTGTGCGAGACCTACGGCGCGACGTGGACCAAGTGCTACGCGCTGTGGGTCGTGTCGCTGCACCGGTGGCGCGGCGGGGACCACCGCGAGGCCACCTTGCTGATCCAGCAGGCGATCCGGTTGCAACGGCTGGCGCGGGACATGGCGGGGCTCGGCGTCTACCTGGAGGTGCTGTCGTGGTGCGCGACGACGACGGACCAGCCGCAGCGCGCGGCGCGGCTGATGGGGGCGTCGAACGCGCTGCGCAAGGCCAACGGCGGCGAGATGGGCGATTCGGTGTACTTCGACGACTACGACGCGGTGGCGATGAGGTGGGCGCAGCAGGTGCTCGGGGAGGCCCGGTTCCGGTCCGCCTACGACGAGGGCGCGGGCTGGGAGCTGTCCGAGATGGTCTCCTACGCGCTCGAAGAACGGTCCGCGAGCCCGGCGACCGGTCCGGAGATCACCTCCGGGGACGGTGGGCTCACCCCGCGCGAGATGGAGGCGGCGCTGCTGCTGTCGGCGGGGTCGAGCGGCGCGGAGATCGCGCGGCGGCTGCACATCGCGCCGCAGTCGGCGGAGGTGGAAGCCGATCAGGTGCTGGAGCGGCTCGGCTTCCGCGCTCGGGAGGAGATCGTCGGATGGGTGCGGCGGCGTCTTTCGTAG